Proteins found in one Paenibacillus wynnii genomic segment:
- a CDS encoding glycoside hydrolase family 43 protein, with protein MLRKISFRWFMVLLIVSTAFSFQVPMQTAAAESGEVPELSNQQLIDNDYILYFVNAGDKTPATLEGNDKMGLYASVTEQVYGADPITGKSWGLTTSTTGTNVPDATTKTGSLRYYNGTQVRSKAISYMFELPTDKYDITYGFYNPWSSRNMILLAEGRNVAGGDYDSGTQQLKEFTTRGLAVMDGMLNVSIAGPSTGTLTNYNDPLINYIIVRKSVILEFSDLQGLIDRAKGLSEQPEYTVYSVNKLKAVIETVQNFINIAKAQGTDVSTLQNELHSYKLTLNDAIAALATYVANSAFTPGAVWMDTNGAPIQAHGGGILYDQASATYYWYGEDKTLGYMPTRGVRVYSSKDLYNWEDEGLALTAIESMGQFDTDPLISGLYAGRTDKADIFNDIGTMRVLERPKVIYNDVTGKYVMWLHTDGPSTTSTANYAKAEAGYALSDSPTGPFVYGKSERMDRVPAGATYNGQPNQPGMARDMNLFKDDDGTAYLIYSSEENMTMYISKLNESYTDVTGWHKDGNEQRDTTYKSQYGVDYIRVFPGAQREAPAMFKYQGKYYMITSGATGWAPNAARYTVADQIFGEWRAMRDPSVGTKASTTFDSQSTNIITLDAANGKYIFMGDRWKSSDLADSRYIWLPVEFGQDDQIILKWYDQWNLSLLNRMGRITINTTLPKYVPMGRTPILPDELSVTRSNNVTEQMPVSWTLNANQFSKPGRVTVNGNLPLLENKEIAITLDVLPEHAVYFVNAGGAVTADYSAWTGYMGESLLNKGVPDQQYNPLLGQNWGYVGDSTNTSGSASDDLFTNLRYLKANSGNDITYKFDVSGGVYSIYTGLYDPWAQYSNGGRKADIIVNGQTITSAYVFSSAKDVLAYPNVVVNEDGIYLTVHRSASAAASSSDPQISWLIIVKEPSAQEVADSLTTIAAPVMDAVSLNLPAVPVGYSLAIKQSSNPGVIGLDGVIIPPDASTTVELILEVTRDFDGSKGILTINVTVPARSASAQEVANTLTEMATPAKDDVKITLPEVPTGYTVTIKETGNSSVVQMDGTILAPSKLTRVELTLEVTRISDHTKGTVKLTVKVQKRHEDKSKS; from the coding sequence ATGCTTCGAAAAATAAGCTTTAGATGGTTTATGGTGCTTCTTATTGTCTCTACTGCGTTCAGCTTTCAGGTACCCATGCAGACAGCTGCTGCAGAGAGTGGTGAAGTTCCGGAGCTTAGCAATCAGCAATTAATAGATAACGACTACATCCTATACTTTGTGAATGCAGGCGATAAAACCCCGGCAACCCTCGAAGGCAACGACAAAATGGGGCTGTATGCAAGTGTAACCGAGCAGGTCTACGGAGCAGACCCGATAACGGGGAAAAGCTGGGGCTTGACTACTTCCACGACGGGCACGAATGTTCCAGACGCTACCACCAAAACAGGAAGCCTAAGGTACTACAACGGTACACAAGTTAGATCCAAAGCGATCAGCTATATGTTTGAGCTTCCTACGGACAAATATGATATTACTTACGGTTTTTATAATCCTTGGAGCAGTCGTAATATGATTCTCTTAGCGGAGGGCAGAAATGTTGCTGGCGGGGACTACGATTCAGGAACCCAGCAATTAAAAGAGTTCACTACCCGAGGCCTCGCAGTAATGGACGGTATGCTAAACGTGTCTATAGCGGGTCCATCCACTGGTACTCTGACCAATTATAATGATCCTCTGATTAATTATATTATTGTGAGAAAAAGCGTGATTCTGGAGTTTTCCGACCTGCAAGGCCTTATAGATAGGGCTAAGGGGCTTTCGGAACAGCCGGAATATACAGTATATAGCGTGAATAAGCTTAAAGCGGTTATTGAAACCGTCCAAAACTTCATAAACATTGCAAAGGCGCAAGGTACAGATGTATCTACCCTTCAGAACGAGCTTCACAGCTACAAGCTAACCTTAAATGATGCGATTGCAGCTCTTGCAACGTATGTAGCTAATAGTGCTTTTACACCGGGAGCTGTATGGATGGATACGAATGGGGCTCCGATACAAGCGCATGGCGGTGGAATTCTGTATGATCAAGCAAGCGCTACCTATTACTGGTACGGAGAAGATAAGACGCTGGGGTATATGCCTACGAGAGGGGTACGTGTCTACAGCTCCAAGGATCTTTATAATTGGGAGGATGAGGGTCTGGCTCTGACTGCGATTGAATCCATGGGCCAATTCGATACGGACCCGCTGATTTCAGGCTTGTATGCGGGAAGAACAGATAAGGCGGATATTTTTAATGATATTGGTACCATGCGCGTCTTGGAACGGCCCAAAGTTATTTATAACGATGTGACTGGTAAATATGTGATGTGGCTGCATACGGACGGCCCAAGCACGACATCAACGGCGAATTATGCCAAGGCAGAAGCAGGTTATGCTTTGAGTGATTCACCGACAGGACCCTTTGTATATGGCAAAAGCGAGCGAATGGACCGCGTTCCTGCAGGCGCTACCTATAACGGACAGCCGAACCAACCCGGTATGGCTCGAGATATGAATCTCTTCAAAGATGACGATGGCACGGCTTATCTGATCTATTCCAGTGAAGAGAATATGACCATGTACATTTCCAAGCTGAATGAGTCTTATACTGATGTGACCGGATGGCATAAAGATGGGAATGAGCAGCGGGATACGACATACAAATCACAGTACGGCGTGGATTACATTCGTGTATTTCCAGGGGCACAGCGCGAAGCTCCTGCCATGTTCAAGTATCAGGGGAAATATTACATGATTACCTCCGGTGCTACAGGATGGGCACCAAATGCTGCACGTTATACGGTGGCCGATCAAATATTTGGCGAATGGAGAGCGATGCGTGATCCTTCTGTGGGTACGAAAGCTTCCACAACCTTTGATTCACAAAGTACCAATATAATTACACTTGATGCTGCCAATGGTAAATATATTTTTATGGGGGATCGCTGGAAATCAAGCGACCTGGCAGACTCCCGCTATATCTGGCTTCCGGTGGAGTTTGGACAAGACGATCAAATTATCCTGAAGTGGTATGATCAGTGGAACTTGTCCCTGCTGAACCGTATGGGCAGAATTACAATCAATACAACGTTACCGAAATATGTACCTATGGGACGTACTCCGATTCTGCCTGATGAATTATCGGTTACTAGGTCCAACAATGTCACCGAGCAGATGCCTGTCAGCTGGACATTGAATGCCAACCAATTCTCCAAACCGGGCAGAGTCACCGTGAATGGAAATTTGCCCTTGTTGGAGAATAAAGAGATTGCTATTACCTTGGACGTTCTACCTGAACATGCGGTCTACTTCGTAAATGCGGGTGGTGCGGTGACCGCAGACTATTCGGCTTGGACCGGGTACATGGGGGAATCACTTCTTAATAAGGGAGTTCCGGATCAACAGTACAATCCTCTTTTGGGGCAAAATTGGGGTTATGTAGGGGATTCCACCAACACTTCCGGCTCAGCATCTGATGATTTGTTCACCAATTTACGATATCTCAAAGCCAATTCAGGTAATGATATCACTTATAAATTTGATGTGAGCGGCGGAGTATATTCGATTTATACCGGACTCTACGATCCTTGGGCTCAATATTCCAATGGGGGCCGTAAAGCTGATATTATTGTGAACGGACAGACGATCACTTCAGCTTATGTCTTTTCGAGTGCGAAGGATGTATTAGCATATCCTAATGTAGTTGTGAATGAAGACGGAATTTATCTTACGGTTCATCGGTCTGCTTCAGCCGCTGCCTCAAGCTCTGACCCGCAGATTAGCTGGCTGATTATCGTCAAAGAGCCGTCTGCCCAAGAGGTTGCCGATTCGCTTACAACTATTGCTGCACCTGTGATGGATGCAGTCTCACTGAATCTCCCGGCAGTGCCTGTTGGTTACAGCCTAGCCATTAAGCAATCAAGCAATCCTGGGGTCATTGGCTTGGATGGAGTAATTATACCGCCGGACGCTTCAACCACTGTGGAACTGATTTTGGAAGTGACGAGAGATTTTGACGGGTCTAAGGGAATTCTTACGATTAACGTTACGGTACCTGCAAGATCTGCCAGCGCTCAGGAAGTAGCGAACACACTTACGGAGATGGCTACTCCGGCTAAGGATGACGTTAAGATCACGCTTCCAGAGGTTCCAACTGGATACACTGTGACCATCAAGGAAACGGGTAATTCTTCTGTTGTTCAAATGGATGGAACCATTCTGGCCCCAAGCAAGCTGACGCGAGTCGAGCTTACGCTTGAGGTGACACGAATCTCGGATCATACCAAAGGAACCGTAAAGTTAACCGTAAAGGTACAAAAAAGGCATGAGGATAAAAGCAAATCATAA